The following coding sequences lie in one Saccharopolyspora hordei genomic window:
- a CDS encoding oligopeptide/dipeptide ABC transporter ATP-binding protein, translated as LRGKREVIRLTGDVPSPANPPSGCRFRTRCWKAQDRCAEEVPQLEVRLGDHPSACHFAEERPHVVS; from the coding sequence CTGCGCGGCAAGCGCGAGGTCATCCGCCTGACCGGCGACGTGCCGAGCCCGGCGAACCCGCCCTCGGGCTGCCGCTTCCGCACCCGCTGCTGGAAGGCCCAGGACCGCTGTGCGGAGGAGGTCCCGCAGCTGGAGGTCCGCCTGGGCGACCACCCCTCGGCGTGCCACTTCGCCGAGGAGCGCCCCCACGTCGTGTCCTGA
- a CDS encoding DUF397 domain-containing protein, producing MHGLDRAIWRKSSRSGGNGGNCVEVGFGFDAVGIRDTKDRDGGHLAVAPGQWQAFLRHVKDGVLDR from the coding sequence ATGCACGGGTTAGACCGCGCCATCTGGCGTAAGAGCAGCCGGAGCGGAGGCAACGGCGGCAACTGCGTCGAGGTCGGGTTCGGCTTTGACGCAGTTGGGATTCGGGACACCAAGGATCGCGATGGTGGGCACTTAGCCGTCGCTCCCGGCCAGTGGCAGGCTTTCCTACGCCACGTCAAGGACGGCGTACTCGACCGGTAA